A single window of Streptomyces griseoviridis DNA harbors:
- a CDS encoding ABC transporter ATP-binding protein, which translates to MIELEGLTKRYGEKTAVDGLTFTVRPGIVTGFLGPNGAGKSTTMRMMLGLDRPTSGDVRIDGHHYDRLKDPLTYIGALLDAKAMHGGRTAFNHLLCLAQSNGIPRRRVDEVLDTVGLTAVARKKAKGFSLGMGQRLGIAGALLGDPRILMFDEPVNGLDPEGIHWIRNLMKSLAAQGRTVFVSSHLMSEMALTADHLVVIGQGRLLADTSMADFIAHNSRGYVRVRSPQRERLLDVLRAESVTVVEADGGALEVDGAQAARIGELAARHQLTLHELSPQQASLEEAFMGLTAESVEYHAHSDGPTGAPGGAGDAEGPGGPGGPGGPGGPGAPPGGDRWGAGWERS; encoded by the coding sequence ATGATCGAGCTGGAGGGGCTGACGAAGCGGTACGGCGAGAAGACGGCGGTCGACGGCCTCACCTTCACGGTGCGGCCCGGCATCGTCACCGGGTTCCTCGGGCCGAACGGCGCGGGGAAGTCGACGACGATGCGCATGATGCTGGGTCTCGACCGGCCGACGTCGGGCGACGTCAGGATCGACGGCCACCACTACGACCGGCTCAAGGACCCGCTCACCTACATCGGGGCGCTGCTGGACGCGAAGGCGATGCACGGGGGGCGGACCGCGTTCAACCATCTGCTCTGCCTGGCGCAGAGCAACGGCATCCCGCGCCGCCGGGTGGACGAGGTGCTGGACACGGTGGGTCTGACGGCGGTCGCGCGGAAGAAGGCCAAGGGGTTCTCGCTCGGCATGGGGCAGCGGCTGGGCATCGCGGGCGCGCTGCTGGGCGACCCGCGCATCCTGATGTTCGACGAGCCGGTCAACGGGCTCGACCCCGAGGGCATCCACTGGATCCGCAACCTGATGAAATCGCTGGCCGCGCAGGGCCGGACGGTCTTCGTCTCGTCGCATCTGATGAGCGAGATGGCGCTGACCGCCGACCATCTGGTGGTCATCGGACAGGGCAGGCTGCTCGCCGACACGTCGATGGCCGATTTCATCGCCCACAACTCGCGCGGTTACGTCCGGGTCCGCAGCCCGCAGCGGGAACGGCTCCTCGACGTGCTGCGCGCGGAGAGCGTCACCGTCGTCGAGGCGGACGGCGGGGCGCTGGAGGTGGACGGCGCGCAGGCGGCGCGGATCGGTGAACTGGCCGCGCGGCACCAGCTGACGCTGCACGAGCTGAGCCCGCAGCAGGCGTCCCTCGAGGAGGCGTTCATGGGGCTCACGGCGGAGTCGGTGGAGTACCACGCGCACAGCGACGGGCCCACCGGGGCCCCCGGAGGCGCCGGGGACGCCGAGGGCCCGGGGGGGCCTGGCGGCCCCGGCGGTCCCGGCGGTCCCGGCGCGCCGCCGGGCGGCGACCGGTGGGGCGCCGGCTGGGAGAGGAGCTGA
- a CDS encoding cellulose-binding protein, whose amino-acid sequence MSDTSPYGFELVRRGYDRAQVDERISKLVSDRDSALARITALEKRIEELHLETQNAQAQVSDAEPSYAGLGARVEKILRLAEEEAKDLREEARRAAEQHRELAESAAQQVRNDAESFAAERKAKSEDEGVRIVEKAKSDASQLRSEAQKDAQSKREEADALFEETRAKAAQAAADFETNLAKRREQSERDLASRQQKAEKRLAEIEHRAEQLRLEAEKLRTDAERRARQTVETAQRQAEDIVADANAKADRIRSESERELAALTNRRDSINAQLTNVREMLATLTGAAVAAAGSPVEDEPITRGVPAQQTR is encoded by the coding sequence ATGAGCGACACTTCCCCCTACGGCTTCGAGCTTGTGCGGCGTGGGTACGACCGCGCTCAGGTGGACGAACGTATCTCCAAGCTCGTCTCCGACCGTGACAGCGCTCTCGCCCGCATCACCGCTCTGGAAAAGCGCATCGAGGAACTCCACCTCGAGACGCAGAACGCCCAGGCCCAGGTAAGCGACGCCGAGCCGTCGTACGCCGGCCTCGGTGCGCGGGTCGAGAAGATCCTGCGCCTCGCCGAGGAAGAGGCCAAGGATCTGCGCGAGGAGGCGCGGCGCGCGGCCGAGCAGCACCGCGAGCTGGCCGAGTCGGCGGCCCAGCAGGTCCGCAACGACGCGGAGTCGTTCGCGGCCGAACGCAAGGCCAAGTCCGAGGACGAGGGCGTCCGGATCGTCGAGAAGGCCAAGAGCGACGCCTCTCAGCTGCGTTCCGAGGCGCAGAAGGACGCCCAGTCGAAGCGTGAGGAGGCCGACGCCCTCTTCGAGGAGACCCGCGCCAAGGCCGCCCAGGCCGCCGCGGACTTCGAGACGAACCTCGCCAAGCGCCGCGAGCAGTCCGAGCGCGACCTGGCCTCGCGTCAGCAGAAGGCCGAGAAGCGTCTCGCGGAGATCGAGCACCGCGCGGAGCAGCTCCGCCTGGAGGCCGAGAAGCTGCGCACGGACGCGGAGCGTCGCGCCCGTCAGACGGTGGAGACGGCGCAGCGCCAGGCCGAGGACATCGTGGCCGACGCGAACGCCAAGGCCGACCGGATCCGTTCGGAATCGGAGCGCGAGCTGGCGGCGCTCACCAACCGCCGCGACTCGATCAACGCGCAGCTGACGAACGTGCGCGAGATGCTCGCCACCCTCACCGGTGCCGCCGTGGCCGCGGCCGGTTCGCCGGTCGAGGACGAGCCGATCACCCGCGGGGTTCCGGCCCAGCAGACCCGGTAA